In Streptomyces sp. NBC_00414, a single window of DNA contains:
- a CDS encoding MMPL family transporter yields MATFLHRVGRWAFRRRRTVVLAWVAVLAAAFLGASSASEATQDSSSLPGIESQQAFDLINERFPGAEADGAEARIVFVATHGRQVTSAAGRSAIGELVTAVADGPQVADAASPFDTNAVSKDQSTAYATVTYKVAGDDLTDASKTDLTKAVEQARDAGLTVEVGGSALETEAAQGLGEVLGVLVAAVVLLITFGSLAAAGLPLLTAVLGVSISLAGITALSSAFGFSSTVGELAMMLGLAVGIDYSLFVVSRYREERAKGHQPQEAAALAVGTAGSAVVFAGLTVVIALLGLSVIGVPMLSKMGIGSAGAVMVGVLIALTAVPALLGFWPNAVLSRRDGKGGRRSRTKILGLGGRIRTAGTTTKAPRGVRWAQFVVRRPLPVLLLSVIGLGALAVPSLDLRMGMPGDEAKSTATTERRAYDALAEGFGPGFNGPLTVVVDVKEAKDPQAAVTAVSHELTGTKGVVSVSPARFNEAKDAAVIVAVPSTAPTSRQTQDLVHTIRSERSAVESSTGADFKVTGTTALNIDVGQKMQDALIPYLAVVVGLAFLLLALVFRSILVPLKAALGFLLSVGAALGAIVTVFQQGHGAGLFGVDETGPIMSTMPIFLVGIVFGLAMDYQVFLVSRIREAHIHGEGPGQAIVTGFRHSAQVVGAAALIMMAVFGGFMTGGESLVKMVGFGLASAVFFDAFVVRMAFVPAVLALLGKRAWWLPRRLDRLMPRVDVEGEALTQHVSAPKDLPADDPRASVTV; encoded by the coding sequence ATGGCGACTTTCTTGCATCGGGTGGGCCGCTGGGCCTTCCGAAGGCGCCGCACCGTGGTGCTGGCCTGGGTGGCCGTTCTGGCTGCTGCATTCCTCGGGGCTTCCAGCGCATCCGAGGCAACTCAGGACTCGTCCTCCCTGCCCGGCATCGAGTCCCAGCAGGCATTCGACCTGATCAACGAGCGGTTCCCGGGCGCCGAAGCGGACGGTGCGGAGGCCCGCATCGTGTTCGTCGCGACACACGGCCGGCAGGTCACCTCCGCCGCCGGCCGGTCGGCCATCGGTGAACTCGTCACAGCGGTGGCCGACGGGCCGCAGGTCGCCGACGCGGCCAGCCCCTTCGACACGAACGCGGTCAGCAAGGACCAGTCGACCGCGTACGCCACCGTCACCTACAAGGTCGCCGGCGACGATCTCACCGACGCCAGCAAGACGGACCTCACCAAGGCGGTCGAGCAGGCCCGGGACGCGGGCCTGACCGTCGAGGTCGGCGGCTCCGCGCTGGAGACCGAAGCCGCGCAGGGCTTGGGTGAAGTACTCGGCGTGCTCGTCGCCGCAGTGGTTCTGCTGATCACCTTCGGCTCACTCGCGGCCGCCGGCCTCCCCCTGCTCACCGCCGTCCTCGGCGTCAGCATCAGCCTGGCCGGAATCACCGCGTTGAGCAGTGCCTTCGGATTCTCCTCGACGGTCGGTGAACTGGCCATGATGCTCGGCCTCGCCGTCGGCATCGACTATTCCCTGTTCGTGGTCTCGCGCTACCGGGAGGAGCGGGCCAAGGGACACCAGCCGCAGGAGGCGGCGGCCCTGGCCGTGGGCACGGCCGGAAGCGCGGTCGTTTTCGCCGGACTCACCGTCGTCATCGCTTTGCTGGGGCTGTCCGTCATCGGTGTCCCGATGCTCAGCAAGATGGGTATCGGCTCGGCAGGCGCTGTCATGGTCGGAGTCCTGATCGCCCTGACCGCAGTGCCGGCACTCCTGGGCTTCTGGCCGAATGCGGTGCTCTCGCGCCGTGACGGCAAGGGCGGACGCCGCTCCCGTACCAAGATCCTCGGTCTCGGCGGCAGGATCAGAACGGCCGGCACCACCACGAAGGCCCCCCGGGGTGTTCGCTGGGCGCAGTTCGTGGTGCGCCGCCCGCTGCCCGTCCTGCTCCTGTCGGTGATCGGCCTCGGGGCGCTCGCGGTGCCGTCGCTGGACCTGCGGATGGGCATGCCTGGCGATGAGGCCAAGTCGACCGCGACCACCGAGCGCCGCGCCTACGACGCGCTCGCCGAGGGCTTCGGCCCGGGCTTCAACGGCCCGCTGACCGTGGTGGTCGACGTCAAGGAGGCCAAGGATCCGCAGGCGGCCGTGACAGCGGTCTCCCACGAGCTCACCGGCACCAAGGGAGTCGTCTCCGTCTCCCCGGCGCGGTTCAACGAGGCCAAAGACGCAGCGGTGATCGTCGCTGTCCCCTCAACCGCACCCACCAGCCGGCAGACGCAGGACCTGGTGCACACCATCCGCAGCGAGCGCAGTGCGGTGGAGTCCTCCACCGGCGCCGACTTCAAGGTCACCGGTACCACCGCCCTGAACATCGACGTGGGCCAGAAGATGCAGGACGCCCTCATTCCCTACCTCGCGGTGGTCGTCGGTCTCGCCTTCCTTCTCCTGGCCCTGGTCTTCCGCTCGATCCTGGTGCCGCTCAAGGCCGCGCTCGGCTTCCTGCTGTCCGTCGGCGCGGCCCTCGGCGCGATCGTCACCGTCTTCCAACAGGGCCACGGAGCCGGTCTCTTCGGCGTCGACGAAACCGGCCCGATCATGAGCACCATGCCCATCTTCCTGGTGGGCATCGTCTTCGGCCTCGCCATGGACTACCAGGTCTTCCTCGTATCCCGGATCCGGGAGGCGCACATCCACGGAGAAGGGCCCGGCCAGGCCATCGTCACCGGATTCCGGCACAGCGCCCAGGTCGTGGGGGCAGCAGCGCTGATCATGATGGCGGTGTTCGGCGGGTTCATGACGGGCGGCGAATCCCTGGTCAAGATGGTCGGCTTCGGACTGGCCAGTGCCGTCTTCTTCGACGCCTTCGTCGTCCGTATGGCCTTCGTGCCCGCGGTCCTGGCGCTCCTCGGCAAGCGGGCATGGTGGCTGCCGCGCAGGCTGGACCGGCTGATGCCCCGCGTCGACGTCGAGGGCGAAGCACTCACCCAGCATGTCTCCGCGCCGAAAGATCTGCCCGCCGACGATCCACGGGCCTCCGTGACGGTCTGA
- a CDS encoding sensor histidine kinase, translating to MVTRLRRRVDRHPRLVEAAFLLLIYAATSNQYRRAGDDTLWWPGFALAAVTCTSLLARRRRPGAVVVLTTLGTAVAGVQGSSFGPLLLLPVIVALYELTLQVSQQAIRIHGLLVAVVLVPTALHWGAEDEPWANEAVSLAFWILLPILHGLAVRARRAYMDTVRTRAEDAERTRHEEAQRRVIEERVRIARELHDVVAHHMALANAQANTAAHLFSTRPAQTGRILTELTGTTTAALRELEATVGLLRRPETAEESLNPAPGLDRLPDLVAAFAAAALHITIAVEGPVKALSAGVDLTAFRIVQEALTNVAKHAAVNTAHVHLVYGQGQLTITVSNDRSPITPPRAPGGGFGLISMRERAQSAGGSLRAGRCPEGGFAVTAELPISP from the coding sequence ATGGTCACCCGCCTGCGACGCCGTGTCGATCGCCATCCCCGCCTGGTCGAAGCGGCCTTCCTCCTGTTGATCTATGCGGCCACCAGTAACCAGTACCGCCGGGCCGGGGATGACACCCTGTGGTGGCCGGGCTTCGCCCTCGCGGCAGTCACCTGTACGAGCCTGCTGGCGCGCCGCCGGCGCCCCGGCGCCGTTGTCGTCCTCACCACCCTCGGCACCGCCGTCGCAGGTGTCCAGGGCAGTAGCTTCGGCCCCCTGTTGCTGCTCCCGGTCATCGTCGCCCTGTACGAGCTGACCCTCCAGGTCTCCCAGCAAGCCATCCGTATCCACGGTCTTCTGGTTGCTGTCGTCCTCGTGCCCACCGCCCTGCACTGGGGTGCGGAGGACGAACCCTGGGCGAACGAGGCAGTGAGTCTGGCCTTCTGGATCCTGCTGCCCATCCTGCATGGATTGGCCGTGCGAGCGCGCCGCGCGTACATGGACACCGTCCGTACCCGCGCCGAGGACGCCGAACGCACCCGCCATGAGGAAGCACAACGCCGCGTCATCGAAGAACGCGTCCGTATCGCCCGGGAACTGCACGATGTAGTGGCCCACCACATGGCCCTCGCCAACGCCCAGGCCAACACAGCCGCCCACCTGTTTTCCACTCGTCCCGCACAGACCGGCCGCATCCTCACCGAACTCACCGGCACGACCACGGCGGCGCTGCGCGAACTTGAGGCAACCGTGGGCCTGTTGCGCCGGCCTGAGACTGCCGAGGAATCACTGAACCCCGCACCTGGACTCGACCGGCTCCCCGACCTGGTCGCCGCCTTCGCCGCCGCTGCACTGCACATCACGATCGCTGTCGAAGGCCCCGTGAAGGCCCTGTCGGCCGGGGTGGACCTGACCGCCTTCCGGATAGTGCAGGAAGCGCTCACCAACGTTGCCAAACACGCCGCGGTGAACACGGCACATGTCCACCTCGTCTACGGCCAGGGACAGTTGACGATCACCGTGAGCAATGACAGAAGTCCGATCACGCCCCCACGGGCGCCCGGCGGAGGCTTCGGTCTCATCAGCATGCGAGAACGCGCTCAGTCCGCCGGGGGCAGCCTTCGTGCGGGGCGTTGCCCGGAAGGCGGCTTCGCCGTCACAGCCGAACTTCCCATCAGCCCCTGA
- a CDS encoding ATP-binding protein → MSTASMRGPISRMSLRGRVVAITLLLVVTALLASNAVLVTLLERQLVHQLEDRLRAAAATAARLSNLEDVPGETAPELREAVERDLTGDVYVVYLDSEGQLLRTLRPATHSAPRLPVLDPAAVAAREQQPFQVAAKGDGEEWRVIATPLATGQDVEAAKGGSVVVAGSLAPVHTTIRHLGVWMLVIDAVVLIGLGVVAWFAVRTGLRPLRRMEKTAAAIAGGDLSSRVPQPATLRTELGRLSAALNGMLDRIEAGDAARGATNARMRTFIADASHELRTPLFGIKGFTELYRMGGMPQRADVDAAMSRIEREAARLVRIVEELLLLARLDEDATADAHLTLRRTPMDLRTLAADALHDLRAMAPDRPVTLTGPGGGPPGGAPVLGDESRLRQVTSNLVGNAIAHTPPGTPVRIGVGTVQDRAILELRDEGPGMTAEQVTHVFDRFYRADTARGRTQTGGAGLGLSIVRSLVSAHQGRVEVCSRPGEGTTFRVLLPLYSDSSVGNS, encoded by the coding sequence ATGAGTACCGCCTCCATGCGCGGGCCGATCAGCCGGATGTCGCTGCGCGGGCGGGTCGTGGCCATCACGCTGTTGCTCGTCGTCACCGCCCTGCTGGCCAGCAACGCCGTACTCGTCACCCTGCTGGAGCGGCAACTGGTGCACCAGCTGGAAGACCGGCTGCGCGCCGCTGCCGCGACGGCGGCGCGGCTGTCGAACCTGGAAGACGTGCCTGGTGAGACGGCACCGGAGCTGCGTGAGGCAGTGGAGCGCGACCTGACGGGCGACGTCTACGTGGTCTACCTCGATTCCGAGGGGCAACTGCTGCGTACGCTGCGGCCGGCTACGCACAGCGCCCCACGTCTTCCCGTCCTTGACCCAGCGGCGGTCGCCGCCCGCGAACAGCAGCCTTTCCAGGTGGCGGCCAAGGGCGACGGCGAAGAGTGGCGGGTCATCGCTACTCCTTTGGCCACGGGTCAGGACGTCGAGGCGGCCAAGGGCGGCAGCGTCGTCGTGGCCGGTTCCCTGGCCCCGGTCCATACGACGATCCGGCACCTGGGCGTGTGGATGCTGGTGATCGACGCGGTGGTGCTCATCGGATTGGGCGTCGTCGCCTGGTTCGCGGTGCGGACCGGCTTGCGGCCGTTGCGGCGCATGGAGAAGACGGCAGCTGCCATCGCGGGCGGGGACCTGTCCAGCCGAGTTCCGCAGCCGGCCACCCTGCGCACAGAACTGGGCCGGTTGTCCGCCGCCCTCAACGGCATGCTGGACCGCATCGAAGCCGGCGACGCCGCCCGCGGGGCCACCAACGCGCGCATGCGTACCTTCATCGCGGACGCCAGCCACGAACTGCGTACCCCACTGTTCGGGATCAAGGGCTTCACCGAGCTGTACCGGATGGGCGGCATGCCGCAGCGTGCGGACGTCGACGCTGCCATGAGCCGCATCGAACGTGAAGCAGCCCGCCTGGTCCGCATCGTCGAGGAACTGCTGCTGCTCGCCCGGCTCGACGAAGACGCCACCGCTGATGCGCATCTGACCCTTCGTCGGACTCCCATGGATCTGCGCACCCTGGCCGCCGACGCCCTGCACGACCTGCGGGCCATGGCACCCGACCGCCCGGTCACCCTGACCGGCCCGGGCGGCGGCCCGCCCGGTGGCGCCCCGGTTCTGGGCGACGAGTCGCGCTTGCGACAGGTCACCTCCAACCTCGTCGGCAACGCCATCGCCCACACCCCGCCCGGCACGCCGGTACGCATCGGAGTCGGCACTGTGCAGGACCGGGCCATCCTCGAACTCCGTGATGAGGGGCCAGGGATGACAGCCGAACAGGTCACTCACGTCTTCGACCGCTTCTACCGTGCCGACACCGCACGTGGCCGCACACAGACCGGCGGTGCCGGACTCGGTCTGTCCATCGTCCGCTCCCTGGTGAGTGCTCACCAAGGCCGTGTCGAGGTGTGCTCTCGGCCTGGGGAGGGCACCACGTTCCGCGTCCTGCTGCCGTTGTATTCCGACAGCTCCGTCGGCAATTCCTGA
- a CDS encoding ABC transporter ATP-binding protein, whose amino-acid sequence MIEVRGLSKRYGEVLAVDDLTFAVRPEEVTGFLGPNGAGKSTTLRMLVGLDAASSGTATVGGRPYVAQSTPLKEVGALLDPGALLPSRTAYHHLLALAAGNGIPSSRVEAVLAEVGLEHVSRRRAGTFSLGMRQRLGIAAALLGDPPVLVFDEPLNGLDPEGIVWIRSLMRRMAAEGRAVLMSSHLMSEMELTADHLIVIGRGRLIADTSMKDFIEAHSEREVFVRSPQAEELRGMLGSAVGVRPESSDALVVTGMDAAEIGALASAGGVELHELAPRQVSLERAFMDLTRDAVEYQSEKETSR is encoded by the coding sequence ATGATCGAAGTACGTGGCCTGTCAAAACGTTATGGCGAGGTCCTGGCCGTGGACGATCTGACGTTTGCTGTCCGGCCCGAGGAAGTGACGGGGTTCCTGGGGCCCAATGGTGCCGGCAAGTCGACGACCCTGCGGATGCTCGTGGGCCTGGACGCCGCCAGTTCCGGGACTGCGACCGTGGGTGGGCGGCCGTACGTCGCGCAATCCACGCCACTGAAGGAAGTCGGGGCGCTCCTGGATCCGGGCGCGTTGCTGCCGAGCCGCACCGCCTATCACCATCTGCTGGCGCTGGCGGCCGGCAACGGGATCCCGAGCAGTCGGGTCGAGGCGGTGCTGGCGGAAGTCGGCTTGGAGCACGTGAGCCGCCGACGTGCGGGAACGTTCTCCCTCGGCATGCGTCAGCGGCTGGGAATCGCGGCGGCCCTGCTGGGTGACCCTCCGGTGCTGGTCTTCGACGAGCCGCTCAACGGGCTGGACCCGGAGGGCATCGTGTGGATCCGCTCGCTGATGCGGAGGATGGCGGCGGAAGGACGCGCGGTTCTGATGTCGAGCCATCTGATGAGCGAGATGGAGCTGACTGCCGACCACCTCATCGTCATCGGCAGAGGACGGCTGATCGCCGACACCTCGATGAAGGACTTCATCGAGGCTCACTCCGAACGTGAGGTCTTTGTCCGCAGCCCCCAGGCCGAGGAACTGCGCGGCATGCTCGGTTCAGCCGTTGGGGTACGGCCCGAGAGCAGCGACGCTCTGGTGGTGACGGGAATGGACGCCGCCGAGATCGGCGCGCTGGCGTCGGCCGGCGGAGTGGAGCTGCATGAGCTTGCTCCGCGCCAGGTGTCGCTGGAAAGAGCGTTCATGGATCTGACCCGGGATGCGGTGGAATACCAGTCGGAGAAGGAGACGAGCCGATGA
- a CDS encoding response regulator transcription factor: MATTQRLLLVEDEPTLCELLSASLRLAGFEVTPVQTGGQALEAVRDDRPDLIVLDVMLPDLDGFEVARRLREDPSDRGIGQPPILFLTARDAAEDRISGLRAGGDDYVTKPFNLEELVLRIQAVLRRTSGRRPDGLLVVDDLELDPDSHQVTRGGRPVQLSPTEFSLLRVLMENAGQVLSRHQLLDQVWHYDFDGDDSIVASYISYLRRKIDIAEPKLIHTVRGTGYVLRRSRA, from the coding sequence ATGGCGACGACACAACGACTGCTGCTGGTCGAGGACGAGCCCACGCTGTGTGAGCTGCTGTCCGCCAGCTTGCGGCTGGCCGGCTTCGAGGTGACTCCGGTCCAGACGGGCGGCCAGGCCCTGGAAGCGGTCCGCGACGACCGACCCGACCTGATCGTCCTGGATGTGATGTTGCCCGACCTCGACGGCTTCGAGGTGGCACGTCGTCTGCGTGAAGACCCCTCCGATCGAGGAATCGGGCAGCCGCCGATTCTCTTTCTGACCGCCCGGGACGCGGCGGAGGACCGCATCAGCGGTCTGCGGGCAGGCGGGGACGACTACGTCACCAAGCCCTTCAACCTTGAGGAACTCGTCCTGCGCATCCAGGCCGTGCTGCGCCGAACCAGCGGCCGTCGGCCCGATGGGCTCCTGGTGGTGGACGACCTGGAGCTCGATCCCGACAGCCACCAGGTGACCCGCGGCGGACGGCCGGTGCAATTGTCTCCGACCGAGTTCAGTCTGCTGCGCGTGCTGATGGAGAACGCCGGCCAGGTCCTGTCCAGGCATCAGCTTCTGGACCAGGTCTGGCACTACGACTTCGACGGTGACGACTCCATCGTTGCGTCCTACATCAGCTACCTGCGCCGCAAGATCGACATCGCAGAACCGAAGCTGATCCACACGGTGCGGGGGACCGGCTACGTTCTGCGCAGGTCCCGCGCATGA
- a CDS encoding response regulator transcription factor, with product MTIRVLIADDQALLRATFRVLIDSCDDMEVVAEAAEGQQAITLAGLHRPDVVLMDIRMPGTDGLAATAAICDRSELQDTRVLILTTFQTDEHVAQALHLGASGFLGKSTTADAFLDGIRTVAAGDALLSPVATRSLISRFLALPVPNSVDAAPERFSSLTPREREVLAVVAEGKSNDEIADALFLSPLTVRTHVQRAKTKTGARDRAQLVAFAYQAGLMRPPR from the coding sequence ATGACGATCCGCGTACTGATTGCCGACGACCAGGCCCTGCTGCGAGCAACCTTCCGGGTGCTGATCGACTCCTGTGACGACATGGAGGTCGTCGCCGAGGCCGCCGAGGGGCAGCAGGCCATCACGCTGGCCGGCCTCCACCGCCCGGACGTCGTTCTGATGGACATCCGAATGCCCGGCACCGACGGACTGGCCGCGACCGCCGCCATCTGCGACCGGAGCGAGCTGCAGGACACACGCGTCCTCATCCTCACCACGTTCCAGACCGACGAGCACGTCGCCCAGGCGCTGCACCTGGGTGCGAGCGGATTCCTCGGCAAGAGCACCACTGCCGACGCCTTCCTCGACGGCATCCGCACGGTCGCCGCCGGTGACGCCCTGCTGTCGCCCGTCGCCACCCGCTCACTGATCAGCCGCTTCCTCGCCCTGCCCGTGCCCAACTCCGTCGACGCCGCCCCCGAGCGATTCAGCAGCCTTACTCCGCGAGAGCGCGAGGTGCTGGCCGTGGTCGCAGAGGGCAAATCCAACGACGAGATCGCCGACGCACTCTTCCTCAGCCCCCTGACCGTCCGCACCCACGTCCAGCGGGCCAAAACCAAGACGGGCGCCCGTGATCGTGCACAGCTCGTCGCCTTCGCCTACCAGGCCGGCCTGATGCGACCGCCGCGGTGA
- a CDS encoding ABC transporter permease: protein MTFWHCLHAEWIKIRTMRSTLYLILGTLAFCLGLAALNGSSAGSEFADLSPADQASFDPLATSLRGYLLAQIALGLLGGLVITSEYGARTIVPTLIGVPHRARVLASKAVVLVGVALPVGIAVSLAGFLVGQASLSGAGAPHLALSDGVASRGIFGGGLYLALAGLFGLALGTVIRSTTATVTTLFGVMLIVQAFAPALPGELGAWVSKYWPPIAGGQIVTSYQDPDLLSPWAGVGVMVGSVAVLMVAAFMVFRKRDA, encoded by the coding sequence GTGACCTTCTGGCACTGCCTGCACGCCGAGTGGATCAAGATTCGTACGATGCGGTCGACGTTGTACCTGATCCTGGGCACCCTGGCGTTCTGCCTCGGACTCGCCGCGCTGAACGGTTCGTCCGCGGGCAGCGAGTTCGCGGACCTGAGCCCCGCGGACCAGGCGTCGTTCGACCCGCTGGCCACCAGTCTGCGCGGTTACCTGCTCGCGCAGATCGCGCTCGGTCTGCTGGGCGGTCTGGTCATCACTTCTGAGTACGGCGCGCGAACGATCGTCCCCACTCTGATCGGGGTTCCGCACCGGGCGCGGGTGCTGGCATCCAAGGCTGTGGTGCTGGTGGGCGTGGCGCTCCCGGTCGGGATCGCGGTGTCGCTGGCCGGGTTTCTGGTCGGGCAGGCGTCGCTGTCCGGGGCGGGCGCTCCGCACCTGGCGCTCTCCGACGGCGTGGCGTCGCGCGGCATCTTTGGTGGTGGCTTGTACCTGGCGCTGGCCGGGCTCTTCGGACTGGCTCTGGGCACGGTGATCCGCTCCACGACGGCAACGGTGACCACACTGTTCGGGGTGATGCTGATTGTTCAGGCGTTCGCCCCGGCCCTGCCCGGAGAGCTGGGGGCCTGGGTGTCCAAGTACTGGCCGCCGATCGCAGGCGGGCAGATCGTCACCAGCTATCAGGACCCCGACTTGCTGAGTCCCTGGGCCGGAGTGGGTGTCATGGTGGGGTCCGTGGCGGTTCTGATGGTGGCGGCATTCATGGTCTTCCGCAAGCGTGACGCGTAG
- a CDS encoding alpha/beta fold hydrolase, translating to MTNLSSLRLPDGFLDVFTSRLVEVNGLRLHAVTGGEGPALLLIGGWPQTWYAWREVMPALARRHTVVAVDSRGAGLSDKPDDGYDAGTLAADLVALMAALGHDRFDVVGHDIGTWTGYALAADDPERVGRLAILEAVIPGLTPSPPFFGPAAANLRLWQFGFNRLTDLNEELVRGREQLFFGWQFATKAATPTAIPAYAVDAYVDAITADPRALRASFAYYRALDETIAQNEQRSKIRLTLPVLAVGGALWSGSNAAQTMRLAADDVTGVVLDDCGHYPAEEQPTRLVEVLEDFLAANR from the coding sequence ATGACCAACTTGAGTTCGCTGCGACTGCCTGACGGATTCCTCGACGTCTTCACCAGCCGGCTCGTGGAGGTGAACGGACTGCGGCTGCACGCGGTCACTGGTGGGGAGGGCCCGGCGCTGCTGCTGATCGGCGGGTGGCCCCAGACCTGGTACGCCTGGCGGGAGGTGATGCCCGCGCTCGCCCGTCGGCACACCGTCGTCGCCGTCGACTCGCGCGGGGCCGGGCTCTCGGACAAGCCCGACGACGGGTACGACGCCGGTACGCTGGCCGCCGATCTGGTCGCGTTGATGGCCGCGCTGGGGCATGACCGGTTCGACGTGGTCGGCCACGACATCGGCACGTGGACCGGATACGCCCTCGCCGCCGATGACCCCGAGCGGGTGGGCCGACTCGCCATCCTCGAAGCGGTGATCCCCGGTCTCACGCCGTCCCCGCCGTTCTTCGGCCCGGCCGCGGCCAACCTGAGGCTCTGGCAGTTCGGCTTCAACCGACTCACCGACCTCAACGAGGAACTGGTCCGGGGACGGGAACAGCTCTTCTTCGGCTGGCAGTTCGCCACCAAGGCCGCCACGCCGACCGCGATCCCCGCGTACGCCGTCGACGCCTACGTCGACGCGATCACCGCGGATCCTCGCGCGCTGCGGGCGAGCTTCGCGTACTACCGGGCGCTGGACGAGACGATCGCGCAGAACGAGCAGCGCAGCAAGATCCGGCTGACGCTCCCGGTGCTCGCCGTCGGTGGCGCGCTGTGGAGCGGCTCGAATGCCGCTCAGACGATGCGGCTGGCAGCCGACGACGTCACGGGGGTCGTTCTCGACGACTGCGGCCACTACCCGGCCGAGGAGCAGCCGACGCGGCTTGTCGAAGTCCTGGAGGACTTCCTCGCGGCCAACCGGTGA